A segment of the Cryptosporidium parvum Iowa II chromosome 5, whole genome shotgun sequence genome:
CTGCAAGAGATGCCTACAATAAATCTTTAAGACCTTATCATGGATATGTAAAGGTTGGAATAGCAATAATGGCATTTAAACTCGTCCCCTCAAAAACTAATTTAATTCTCTCTCTAGGCTATCCAGATATTGAATCTGGTATAACGGCTCTCAGAAAACTTTCATCTGCATCTAAGCCTTGTATTGACCAAATTAATGgattaatagaaaaatatggttgtaattttcaaaataaagtttaatttatttaaaggtCTAATTAAGATTAATTTCTACAAAACGATAATCATTATAATATGAGATCAGAAAATTGCAACTTAAACTCTAATAATTGAAGCgagaaattaatgatatataaaaatgaaatcaCATGATAGtgattttgatatttaaCCTTATATATAGAAAATTAACATCTTTATTAGTGATTCTGATGTTTATATAGCCATTCAATGTGAAATTTAACACAAAATCTTAAGAATTTGTCCAACAAAAGTTCAATATGATGACGGCCTACATGAGCCGGCAAAAAAATAGGCTTGTTACCGCCAAATTTTTTCATATCAAgcttaataattattgatcCTGGAAGATCAAAAATTCCTTTAAATTCAGGATACTCTTCTTCCTTAAGATGATGTCTGGGGATTCTGTAAGGATGGAATTCTTTAACTTCTTCAGTATTTTCTGTTGGCTTTTCTATCGTCTGAAGTAGTTTTaagatatatttaatagGAAACTCTCTACATCTTGGAGTATCGTCAAGAGAGAGGCCATGACTATAATGTAAGTAACTATTGAATCCACAATTGAATCTGTAAATCGGTGGAAAGTTTACGTCTATAATCTGATTATCTTCAATTGATATTGGACCTTTTCTATATCTAGATAGCTCAACACCAGGAAACCCTGCATGAATCACTCTCAGAGGATTTTTAGACTTAGCTGAGAACAAGAACTTAGAAACGCTCTCAGACACTTGCCACATTTTTCTAGGGAACTTAGAATCCTCCAATTCTTGATTAGAAAGATCATCAGTTGtgttattaatactatcaaaatcatcttcaattttGTCTGTACTACCTTCcttattttccttttccTTTTTGTTAAGCTCTTCTAGGCTTTTTTTATTGGTACAAGCCCTATTGAAATCTCCTTTTGGATTTCtataaattaaagtattcaatatcttttcttcgttaaaattagaaattccATATGGGTTAAAAAGcattttgataatattttttttgttagGATTATCAGCTAGAGTTAAGTAGTCATCTTGAATTTCTAGCTGAAAGTTATCCACCTTATGATCCTCCTTTTCAGAGCTGGTTATCCTTAAAACACTAACAAAAAATCCTCCAGTGTTTTCTTGGTGAGGAGAAATACGGATACACTTGGATAGACTTTCCTTTATTTTTGGATCTTCAGGCGGAAACATTGATGGGAAAATGGATTCCCTTGATTGGAATGGAACTTCTTCATAGTTATCAAAGAACTCTTTAGGTTCTTGAGACAACAATTCAACATTTGTTTCTTcacatttatttttcttattcttattttttttcagtTGTTTTCTCGGAATTGGGACTCTCCATGTGCTGATCCCTCTTCCGAATTTAGTTTTTGAAATAACATCCTTCgatatttcagaaatagTCAAAGGATCAACGATTTCTACATGTATTCCTCTATTTGCTAAAGAACTAATTACCGAGGAAACAACTGCTTCATTCTCTAATGGATTAAATGAGCATGTACTATATACTAGCAAGCCTTCTTTAGGCTTAAGAATAGATAATGCCCTCAAAAGAATGTTTCTCTGGAGTCTGTGCAGACCTAGAGAAAAACTTATGGACCATTTTGCAAAcaaatttggattttttcTCAATGTGCCATCACTGCTGCACGGTACATCACACAATATTCTgtcaaaataaaatttctcCTTTAGCGACTCAGAGCTGGGATTGctcaaataaatatctgGAAAATGATCCGCAGAGTGGGTTGTTACAATTAATGAGGGAGAGTTTAAATGTCTTGTATGATGAATTAACATATGAGCTCTTCTTGTATCTAAATCATTAGCGATAACAAATCCTTTAGGGTACTCTCCTGTAACAGCCTGTTCTGATTGTAGAATCTCAATAATTTGAGAAGTCTTGCTGCCTGGAGCAGAACACAAGTCCAATACATAATGATTTGGTTTAAcatccaaaaataaaacagGTAACATACTCACAGCCTCTTGTCTCATAATGCTTCCCCCATCACTCATCATAACAAGCTTCGAATGAAACTCTTTTGAAACACCAGATGATCTTCTCAGCTTGTCTCTTGATTTTGTTATCTGAAAAGCTAATCCTTTCGGATAccatttaatttctttaattaagtTGTCCATTTCTTCACtattttcattcaaataaacTGTAACTGACTCAGTTTCCTTTGCAAATTCCTTTATTGATGATGAATATGGACTAACGCCGACTACCCTGAAAGTGGACGGTAAATCTTGCTTGAGGTATTCCATAAAAAGTTCCCATTCTTCTACTGGAACTATATTTTGCTCTTTATAATACTTTTCAAACAATTTACTCTCCTTTACAAGGTCACTATAACCTTTGTTGgacattttttattttctctcCTAATTGGTTTCGAGCAGGCGATGTACctgtattatttttttttctccgTATTTACGGTTTTAATTTGACATTCAACATCAGAAATATTAGTACCGGTGCTTTGGCGggaaattattttgttgaataaataaacaaaaataacaaaattttattcatttaaaaaCTGATTTATTGGATAAAAATAGTTTACAAGTAACTAGATCCAGAATATTAACCTTTATTGAATGAATAGaattctattaaaatattttatattgtaTGGATCAATGTTTGACCAAATCaacatgcatgcaatattGCCAGAGAAAATACTTAATGCATAATAGgtaaaaaagattaaagCAAAATAAAGTTTAAAACATCAATTGTGTGGAGTTTTAAATAACAAATAGTaaattttctaaaaatgAGATCACCACACTTTTTTgtaaaaaatgaatactAAGGACCTAATGGataaaggaaaaaatactaatatttggaaaattaGTGAAAGGTATAAAAGAGGCcaaataaatctttttatttatgaccgaaaatataatatatgaGATAAAAATCCAATAATCTCAAAAGGTATCATTTACTTTAAGCAAGATGAAATTTTTCCTgctttttttaatacttgcaacattattggaaaaaattGTTTGTCAAACTGCTCCATCAGCATACCCAACAAGTACTTATGATCAATTTGCTTCTCATTTTAGACAGCCATATTCTACAATAGTAGTCACAGGAAGTCAAGGTCCTGATTATTTCAGTTCATTGTACGCATATCCTCAATTTCCGCAACTACTTACACCATGCAATCATATGTATCCAATGAACATAATAATTGGAAATACAAATAGTCAAAGTGGATTTTCCATTGAGTTTGGTTGTAACTACAAAAATCTCAAAGATACAATAGTAGTAAGTAGTAGTTATTCACACCTTAATATTAACTCAACGGCTATTTTAGAAGGAGCGTGTACATACTTTGCatcttatttaaatatggCAAGCTTTTCAGTATTTCAAACAAATTCCTATACTAATATCACATATTTGGTTCCTGGAAATATAGTTTCTCATACTCTTTCTTTGATCCCAACATCGAGCGCAATCTTAGGAACTCactcaaaatttgaatggATTAATTCTCACTTCTTTAGTAGAAAAGCCAAATATGATCTTCCTACATTTTTAAACTTTGTTGGAGATTTTAGTGGAACATTTTCTCTTCCTCTCACTTATAAGATATTTCTTCCTGATGATGTACTACCATCTGTGACTGTAGTAGGATCTCAATCTGAAAGGTATTACATGGATCAGTTTAATGTTACCCTTACACATGGAAATTTCACAAGCCCAAGTAATTCTGGCTCAAGCTctcaattaaataataattggcTTCCTAAAAAAGGACTTGCAGGAATAATTCCTATAGTGTATCCCACTGTTGCAATTATGCCAATTCAATTATATCAAGACTGGAGAAAAGACGAAAATAAAGTTGTTCCTTCATGGGGAGCAAGCAATATCCCTTTAGGATTTTCACCATTAAGAGTTCTTCCTCCTTCAAATTTTCCAAAAACAGGTTATAGAGGGTGTGGAAGTAACTTTGATTTTTACTATCCAGAAAGCTCAGAATTTGTAAATGGAAATATTGTTGATAAAAACAAAACTCTTAGCTTACTAAAAAATGTATCAGACTCGAATACATATTATATG
Coding sequences within it:
- a CDS encoding CNcl1p/MJ0026/YebU-like. SUN family methylase — encoded protein: KMSNKGYSDLVKESKLFEKYYKEQNIVPVEEWELFMEYLKQDLPSTFRVVGVSPYSSSIKEFAKETESVTVYLNENSEEMDNLIKEIKWYPKGLAFQITKSRDKLRRSSGVSKEFHSKLVMMSDGGSIMRQEAVSMLPVLFLDVKPNHYVLDLCSAPGSKTSQIIEILQSEQAVTGEYPKGFVIANDLDTRRAHMLIHHTRHLNSPSLIVTTHSADHFPDIYLSNPSSESLKEKFYFDRILCDVPCSSDGTLRKNPNLFAKWSISFSLGLHRLQRNILLRALSILKPKEGLLVYSTCSFNPLENEAVVSSVISSLANRGIHVEIVDPLTISEISKDVISKTKFGRGISTWRVPIPRKQLKKNKNKKNKCEETNVELLSQEPKEFFDNYEEVPFQSRESIFPSMFPPEDPKIKESLSKCIRISPHQENTGGFFVSVLRITSSEKEDHKVDNFQLEIQDDYLTLADNPNKKNIIKMLFNPYGISNFNEEKILNTLIYRNPKGDFNRACTNKKSLEELNKKEKENKEGSTDKIEDDFDSINNTTDDLSNQELEDSKFPRKMWQVSESVSKFLFSAKSKNPLRVIHAGFPGVELSRYRKGPISIEDNQIIDVNFPPIYRFNCGFNSYLHYSHGLSLDDTPRCREFPIKYILKLLQTIEKPTENTEEVKEFHPYRIPRHHLKEEEYPEFKGIFDLPGSIIIKLDMKKFGGNKPIFLPAHVGRHHIELLLDKFLRFCVKFHIEWLYKHQNH